A portion of the Candidatus Zixiibacteriota bacterium genome contains these proteins:
- a CDS encoding tetratricopeptide repeat protein: MHRYSLRALSFRRPSLILIALAFVFTSCKTESGKIEDLKARGQKAFLNSQYKEARESFLKALAIKPSDRDLLYFTGLCYKRDYIYDSALLYLKRADILYPGDREINLEVYSVAVATKSWKEAVGAIMVLVSTGDPLEIYLEQLTQMYVRLDEPLNVVYYLRKLVASRPDSALHYLQLANALLVVESLDVAVGVIDSAVARFGPRNELVATRATIAAYQGKYDEAEKVYRTLLLTDSTRTPQYKLNLANVLSLQSEKAKKREALELYKAVRNQVDAVYRIDSLIDTLEKELR; this comes from the coding sequence ATGCACCGGTACTCATTACGCGCTCTTTCGTTTCGCCGACCTTCTCTCATACTGATAGCGCTGGCCTTTGTTTTCACCTCCTGCAAAACCGAATCCGGAAAAATCGAAGACCTCAAAGCTCGTGGCCAAAAGGCGTTCCTCAACTCGCAGTACAAAGAAGCGCGCGAGTCGTTCCTCAAAGCACTGGCGATCAAACCCTCCGACCGCGACCTGCTCTATTTCACCGGCCTTTGCTACAAACGCGACTATATCTATGATTCCGCCCTGTTATATCTCAAGCGGGCCGATATCCTCTATCCCGGGGACCGCGAGATCAATCTCGAGGTCTACAGTGTTGCCGTGGCCACCAAGAGTTGGAAGGAGGCGGTAGGAGCGATTATGGTGCTGGTCAGCACCGGTGACCCGCTCGAGATCTATCTCGAACAACTGACGCAAATGTATGTTCGCCTCGACGAACCCTTGAATGTCGTCTACTACCTCCGCAAACTGGTGGCGTCGCGCCCTGACAGCGCGCTGCATTACCTGCAACTGGCCAACGCGCTGTTGGTGGTTGAGTCACTCGATGTCGCCGTTGGCGTGATTGACTCCGCCGTTGCTCGATTCGGCCCGCGCAACGAATTGGTGGCCACCCGCGCAACTATCGCCGCCTATCAGGGGAAATACGACGAAGCTGAGAAGGTGTACCGCACTCTGCTTCTGACCGACAGTACGCGCACCCCGCAGTACAAGCTGAACCTGGCCAACGTACTGTCACTGCAGAGCGAGAAGGCGAAGAAGCGCGAGGCGCTCGAGTTGTACAAAGCGGTTCGCAACCAGGTCGACGCCGTCTACCGGATCGACTCACTCATCGACACCCTCGAAAAAGAACTCCGCTAA